A single genomic interval of Camelina sativa cultivar DH55 chromosome 11, Cs, whole genome shotgun sequence harbors:
- the LOC104726590 gene encoding uncharacterized protein LOC104726590, translated as MEKPIIKLPFHDYSLLPTARFVVATCDICKVTGSIYGGYYCNDPKVWFHKECVDLPSEIKNLFHLRHPLLLTYYPGWTSILCDLCGERKFTNYGYRCSTCDINMDLTCGINPPPPTIEHPIGHDHPLVLKNPPKNTVIRCDVCTFYIDRRYYSCHECVVYFHLHCANLSKEVNHSFHPNHPLKLTDIESLGDNALKVCIFLCRRQPVDVDMIYHCHICNFTLCIGCTKSPPPAVIKNAKTHKHPLTFFSSTVLCTCNVCGDNENIVPYMCLQCGFAVHRHCIDLPRVIIINRHDHRISFTHHLGPGYMNCGVCRKSVCQYNGAYSCVVCRNYAVHSKCAMRMDVWDGVELEEKPEVIEDIAPFKVVGDDLIRHFSHERHTLRLHKKNIIHAESARCEACSHPVGFGPIYNCEGCCFILHENCANLPMKKRLVFSNLPFLLMGPGNGGCKVLDCKLCDMFFTVFEYKSQERKQKDIDVHCSSLSEPFVHGGHSHPLYFDQKQNSFCKACRKFAHEKYKLWCAACDFNLCLWCASLPLKIRHKNDEHALTLCCGEKASGKYWCDICEAELDPSKWFYACFDCGGTLHVDCVLGDFSRLMLGCIIDHKGYTVEAVFNNHNTRPVCRQCSFRCKVSVILKFRKSNFVYFFCSRFCFLRYCMLEEIFHVRDNEFIF; from the coding sequence atggaaaaaccaataataaaactACCCTTTCACGATTATTCTCTTCTACCTACAGCTCGGTTTGTCGTCGCTACATGTGATATCTGCAAAGTAACAGGTTCCATCTACGGCGGCTACTATTGCAACGATCCTAAAGTTTGGTTCCATAAGGAGTGCGTTGACCTCCCATCGGAGATCAAAAATCTTTTCCACCTCCGACATCCTCTCTTGCTCACATATTACCCGGGATGGACGAGTATTCTATGTGACTTGTGTGGAGAAAGAAAGTTCACGAATTACGGTTATCGTTGTTCCACATGTGACATCAATATGGATTTGACTTGTGGGATAAACCCACCACCGCCAACTATTGAGCATCCCATTGGTCATGATCATCCACTTGTCTTGAAGAATCCTCCAAAGAACACAGTAATCCGCTGTGACGTTTGCACGTTTTACATTGATAGAAGATACTATTCATGTCATGAATGCGTTGTGTACTTCCACCTGCATTGTGCCAATCTCTCGAAAGAGGTTAATCATTCTTTCCATCCTAATCATCCACTCAAGTTAACCGATATTGAATCACTTGGAGATAATGCTTTGAaggtttgtattttcttatgtCGACGGCAACCAGTAGATGTGGATATGATTTATCATTGTCATATCTGCAACTTCACCTTGTGTATTGGTTGTACCAAATCACCACCACCCGCTGTCATCAAGAATGCGAAGACCCACAAGCATCCACTAACTTTCTTTTCAAGCACAGTTTTATGTACTTGTAACGTTTGTGGGGATAACGAAAATATAGTCCCTTATATGTGTCTTCAGTGTGGTTTTGCAGTTCATCGTCATTGCATCGACTTACCCAGGGTCATAATCATCAATCGTCATGATCATCGCATTTCTTTCACACATCATCTTGGTCCCGGGTACATGAACTGTGGAGTTTGCCGGAAAAGTGTATGCCAATACAATGGAGCTTATTCTTGCGTAGTTTGCCGTAACTATGCAGTTCATTCAAAATGTGCAATGAGAATGGACGTATGGGATGGTGTGGAACTAGAAGAGAAACCTGAGGTTATCGAGGATATTGCGCCATTTAAGGTGGTTGGTGATGACTTAATACGTCATTTTAGTCACGAGAGACATACTTTAAGGCTTCACAAGAAAAATATCATTCATGCTGAGAGTGCACGCTGTGAAGCATGTAGCCATCCGGTCGGATTTGGTCCGATCTACAATTGTGAGGGATGTTGTTTCATTCTTCATGAGAATTGCGCTAATCTTCCTATGAAGAAAAGGCTTGTTTTTTCTAACTTACCATTCCTATTAATGGGGCCAGGTAATGGTGGTTGCAAGGTTTTAGACTGCAAATTGTGTGACATGTTTTTTACTGTTTTCGAGTACAAGTCCCAAGAAAGGAAGCAAAAAGACATCGATGTACATTGTAGTTCCCTTTCCGAGCCGTTCGTCCATGGTGGTCATTCACACCCCTTATATTTTGATCAAAAGCAGAATAGCTTTTGTAAAGCATGTCGAAAATTTGCACATGAGAAATATAAGCTCTGGTGTGCTGCTTGTGActtcaatttgtgtttatggtgcGCTAGTCTGCCATTAAAGATAAGGCATAAAAATGATGAGCACGCTCTCACTCTATGTTGCGGTGAAAAAGCAAGTGGAAAATATTGGTGCGATATCTGTGAGGCAGAGTTGGATCCAAGTAAATGGTTCTATGCATGCTTCGATTGTGGAGGCACATTGCATGTGGATTGTGTGCTCGGAGATTTCTCACGTCTCATGCTAGGATGCATCATTGACCACAAGGGCTACACAGTGGAGGCTGTTTTCAACAATCACAACACTCGACCAGTGTGTAGGCAATGTTCCTTTCGATGCAAGGTTTCCGTAATCCTAAAGTTTCGTAAGAgtaattttgtatactttttttgttCACGTTTCTGTTTTCTGAGGTATTGCATGTTGGAGGAGATATTTCATGTGAGAGACAATGAATTTATATTCTAA
- the LOC104726589 gene encoding uncharacterized protein LOC104726589 — MDKTSVKLPIHEHPLFSSARSITGECDGCHVNEIMYSGYFCNEPYCYVWFHKECAEAPGEINHSFHPHPLLLTHDSGDGPCVLCGQKLLSPCYRCPTCELFKVDLACGMKPSPPAIEHPPCHDHPLVFLKIREEKVPCELCKESIDGPSYSCLECHDVYFHVYCVQLSKEVHHPCHSIHPLKLIATESLTDDDAETKCRLCQEMPENVLYHCSVCNFTSCFGCTKTPPPLMIEHIRTHKHPLTLFLRRTTCLCDVCGDESDFGFYTCLQCDFITERVCIDIPRVININRHDHRIHFKHHLGVGYSKCGVCHKNISQYKCSD, encoded by the coding sequence ATGGACAAAACATCAGTAAAGCTACCCATTCATGAGCATCCTCTTTTTTCTTCAGCTCGATCTATTACCGGTGAATGTGATGGCTGCCATGTAAATGAGATCATGTACAGCGGCTACTTTTGCAATGAACCTTATTGTTATGTTTGGTTCCATAAGGAGTGTGCCGAGGCCCCAGGGGAGATCAACCATAGTTTCCACCCCCATCCACTCCTGCTCACCCACGACTCTGGAGATGGTCCATGTGTTTTATGTGGACAAAAGCTATTGTCTCCCTGTTATAGGTGTCCCACATGTGAATTATTCAAAGTGGATTTGGCTTGTGGGATGAAACCATCACCGCCTGCTATCGAACATCCGCCGTGCCATGACCATCCACTTGTCTTCTTGAAGATACGAGAGGAGAAAGTCCCTTGTGAGTTATGCAAGGAGTCTATTGACGGACCATCCTATTCATGTCTTGAATGCCATGATGTGTACTTCCACGTGTACTGCGTCCAACTCTCAAAAGAGGTACATCATCCTTGTCACTCTATTCATCCTCTCAAGTTAATCGCAACTGAATCACTTACGGATGATGATGCCGAGACAAAGTGTCGTTTATGTCAAGAAATGCCAGAAAATGTGCTTTATCATTGTTCTGTCTGCAATTTCACATCATGTTTTGGTTGTACCAAAACCCCACCACCCCTTATGATTGAGCACATCAGAACCCACAAACATCCACTAACTCTCTTTCTTAGGAGAACCACTTGTTTGTGTGACGTTTGTGGGGACGAAAGTGATTTTGGTTTCTATACATGTCTTCAATGTGATTTTATCACCGAAAGAGTATGTATCGACATACCACGTGTCATCAATATCAATCGTCATGATCATCGCATCCATTTCAAGCATCATCTAGGCGTAGGGTATTCGAAATGCGGAGTTTGTCACAAAAATATAAGTCAGTACAAATGCAGTGATTGA